The following DNA comes from Coraliomargarita parva.
GGAGAGGGCAACACCCAAAAAGCTTCGTAAACACCTACAAAAATAATACTAACAACTGTCACCAAGCTCTGACGAAGTGTTACCTATGTCTTGAACCTAAACTGTTACCCATGTCCTGACCCCTCCGGGCGGTTCGCCCCCTTCAGGTTTCAGGTTTCAGCCTTCATCCTTCCTCAAAGGCCCTCAGCCTTCCGCTTCAGCGTCCGGACCCGGTAGCTGCCGCTTTCAAAAGGGATCTCCTTCAAGCCGCGCGCCTGATTGATCACAATCGTCAGGGTGAACAGGTAATTGCAAAGCACATTGCAGAAGCGATGGAGCACATCCGGAATGTCCAGGCCCTCTTCGCGGTGCAGGCGAACCATCAGGCGGATCGCCTTCTTCGCCGCGGAGCTGGCGCTGTTGAGCTGTGGCACCGGGACCGAACCACGGGGCAAAACGAAACCCGAAATCGCCCCGGCAGTCGCCTCGCGGTGCCGGGCGTAACAGTCCCGCAACCAGGTCAAATCTTCCTCCGTCAAGGCACACTTCCCCCGGATCGAACCGTTCAAGTGATACACCATCGGCTGAAGCGCTTCCAATTCCGCAATGAGTTCCGGAAACTCCGGAGGCATGACCGCAAGGATTCCGCCGATTTGACGGCACATCTCATCCGTGTGTATTTCATAATCACACTTGAGCGAATCCTCATAAATATAAGGATAGCAGACTTCATCCAGATTCTTGCTCAATTTCGGCTTCATCGACTCACATCCTGCCGCGATCCCCGGATCCGCCAATCTCTTTCATGTTTTTTCGTTTCTTCCAGTTCCTCGTCCTCGTCACTTGCCTCTGCGGCTTGAACACGCTCCGTGCGGACGAGCCCGAATACGCGCAGAACTTCAACATCGAGCAGTTTCCCGGATACCGCCTCCTCACCGTAAGCAATGCCTACCGCAACTCGGACCAGACCTACCGCTACGCGCTGGTTCCGAAGACCGCCCCACTCCCTGCCGACCTGCCCAAAGATGCCCTGCTCGTACGCACGCCGGTCGAGCGCATCGTCTGCATGGAAACGGTCTATATCGGCTATCTGGAAGCACTGGGAGCCCTCGACCGCATCGTTGGAGCCGCCACCACTAACTTCATCAGCAATCCCACGGTGCGGGCCCGGGTCGAAACAGGCGAGATTGCAAAAATGCAGATTGGGCAAAACATGGACATCGAGCGCATGCTCCTGATCCAGCCCGACCTCATCCTGACCAGTATTTCCGGGGACCCCAGCTTCGACGTCCCACCCAAGCTCATCCGCTCCGGCTTACCCGTCGTCCTCTCCGCCGGTTACATGGAGCGCCATCCGCTGGCCCGCTCGGAATGGCTCAAATTCATCGCGGCCTTCCTCGAAAAGGACGCTGAAGCCGAGATTCTCTATCGCGACATCGCGACCCGCTACAATGCGCTGGTCGAACAAGCCGCCCAAGCGAAAACCCGGCCCACGGTCTTCTGTGGCGCCCCCTATTCCGGGATCTGGCATGTGCCCGGCGGAAAAAGCTACACGGCACAAGCCATCGCCGACGCCAGCGGTCGCTATCTCTGGGCCGGGGACGACAGTCAGGGCGGAATTCCACTCGATACCGAACGCGTCTTTCTAAAGGCGGCCAAGGCAGACATCTGGCTCAACCCCAGCAGTTACCGGACGATGCCAGCGCTCCGCTCCGCCGACCCGCGCTTCGCCATGTTCCAAGCCGCCCGCCAAGGCAAGGTCTTCAACCACACCAGGCAAGTCGGTCCCGAAGGGGGCAACCCCATCTGGGAATACGGAGTCGTGCACCCCGACGAGGTGCTGGCCGACCTTATCCAGATCTTCCACCCGGGGCTACTGGCCGAGCGGGAACTGCTGTTCTACGAGCGCCTGAACTGAGTTCCTATCCACAATTGACATCTTAAGGCTAAGGGGAAGCGAGGCAGCAATTCCCTAAATCAGTTGTCCGCATCGCCTTGAAAACTGTGTTTTAGGCGCGACAAGCGCCGAAATTGGCGTTGAGTGTTAGGCATGTTCACTGGAATCGTAGAAGAAACCGGCACAGTGGTCGCCTTTGAGGACCGGCAGGCCGCCTGGCGTCTGATCCTGGATACCGAAACCATCACCGACGACCTCGCCATCGGTGACAGTGTGGCCGTCAACGGCTGCTGCCTGACCGTGGTGGCGATTGAAGGAAAACGTATTCACTTCGATTTGCTGGCCGAGAGCGTGCGCCTGACCTCGATCGAGGGCATCGGCCCCGGCGGCAAGGTCAATCTGGAGCGCGCGCTGCTGCCCAGCACACGAATGGGCGGGCACTTTGTTTCCGGCCATGTGGACGGAACCGGTGTGGTCGAGAATATCGAGCCCCGCGGCAAGGACTTCTTCTTCCGGATCCGTCCGGAAAACCCGGAAAACCTGCGCTACATCGTGCATAAGGGCAGTATCACGGTAGACGGCATCTCGTTGACCGTCGCGGAAGTCGATGCCAGCGGATTTGTCATCTGGCTGATTCCCCACACCATGGAAATCACAAACCTGCACACCAAGAAAGTGGGCGACAAGGTGAACCTCGAATACGACCTGATCGCGAAGTACGTGGAGAAGCTCTTCGCCGGGGGCGGAGGTCCGAACTGAGAAAAACGGAATCATCCGGGCGCATTTGCCTCTCAGGAAAAAGCAGACTCGCTTGAAAAATGGTTGAGCAGCCGGAACGCGAAAGCATGCTGAGCTGTTTTACCAAGCACACAGCACTTTAATACTACCAATGGAAGACGTCATCATTCTCGGGACCGGCTGCGCCGGTCTGACCGCCGCAATTTACACGGGCCGCGCCCAGCTCAACCCGCTGGTGCTCGAAGGCACCCAACCGGGCGGACAGCTCACCACCACTTCGGAAGTGGAGAACTTTCCCGGCTTCCCCGAGGGCATCGACGGCTTCATGATGATGGACAACCTGCGCAAGCAGGCCGCCAAATTCGGCGCCCGATACGAGCACGCCAAGGTCGACAAGATCACGATCGAGAACGGGGTAAAAAAGCTCTATGCCGGCGAGAAGACCTACGAGGCCAAGTCGGTCATCGTGGCGACAGGCGCACGCCCCCGACTGCTGGGCATCCCCGGCGAAAAGGAAATGTACGGCGGCAAGGGAGTGACCACCTGCGCTACCTGTGACGGCGCGTTCTACCGCGACATGGATGTCGTGGTGATCGGCGGGGGCGACTCCGCCTGTGAGGAAGCCCTTTTCCTCACCCGCTTCTGCTCCAAGGTGACCCTGATCCACCGCCGGGACGAGCTGCGTGCCTCCCAGATCATGGCCGACCGCGCCACCTCGCACCAAAAGATCGAGATGGCCTGGAACTCACTGCCTCAGGAAGTGATTGCGGACGAGAAGGGCTTTACCCGTGCCATCCGCGTGAAGGACGCCAAAACCGGCGAGGAACGCGAGATTCCCTGCAAGGGCGTCTTTATCGCCATCGGCCACATCCCCAACACTGATTTTGTCGACGGCCTCCTCGACCGCGACGGCGACGGCTACATCATCCCCGAAAGCGGAAGCCAGGTGAAGACCAAGTTCCCCGGCTTCTACGCCGCCGGCGACTGTGTCGACCATGTCTACCGCCAGGCCATCACCGCTGCCGGCATGGGCTGCCAGGCCGCCATCGAAGCCGAACGCTGGCTGGCGGAACAGGTTTAGTGGGACGTTGTTCGATGATTGTTGTTAGTTGACTTGATCCAGTCACAATCAACTCTCAACGAACAACCGACAACGCACAATGGACCTCTCCGACCTCAGGCAGAATTACACGAAGCACAGCTTCAACCAGTCCGACTTGTTGAAGAGCCCCTTCGAGCAATTCGAAAAGTGGTTCAAGGATGCGATCACCGCCGAAGTCGACGAGCCCAACGCCATGTGCCTGGCCTCGGTGGACGGCGAAGGCTGCCCCAACACGCGAACCGTGCTCTTGAAGGATTTTTCCGCCAAAGGCCTGACCTTCTACACCAACTACAGCAGCCAGAAGGCGATCGATTTCGAAAGCAACCCGAACGCCGCAGCCACCTTCCTTTGGCTGCCCCTGCAACGGCAGGTCAATGTCCGGGGACAGGTCGAGCGTGTCTCCAAGGCGGAATCACTCAAATATTTCCTCAGCCGCCCCTTCGCCAGCCAACTGGGCGCCTGGGCCTCTCCCCAAAGCAAGGTGATCACCTCACGCCAGTTGCTGGAGGAAAAATTCGCGCAAATGAAGCGCAAGTTTGCCGACGGCAAGATCCCCCTGCCCGACAACTGGGGCGGCTACCGGATCGTACCGCGCTCCTTCGAGTTCTGGCAGGGGCGAACCAGCCGGCTGCACGACCGTTTTATTTACCGCCGACAGGCCGACGACAGCTGGACGATCGAACGCCTGGCACCCTAATACATTACTTTGAACAGGTGAAGATCCGAAGGCAG
Coding sequences within:
- a CDS encoding ATP:cob(I)alamin adenosyltransferase, with amino-acid sequence MKPKLSKNLDEVCYPYIYEDSLKCDYEIHTDEMCRQIGGILAVMPPEFPELIAELEALQPMVYHLNGSIRGKCALTEEDLTWLRDCYARHREATAGAISGFVLPRGSVPVPQLNSASSAAKKAIRLMVRLHREEGLDIPDVLHRFCNVLCNYLFTLTIVINQARGLKEIPFESGSYRVRTLKRKAEGL
- a CDS encoding ABC transporter substrate-binding protein, encoding MFFRFFQFLVLVTCLCGLNTLRADEPEYAQNFNIEQFPGYRLLTVSNAYRNSDQTYRYALVPKTAPLPADLPKDALLVRTPVERIVCMETVYIGYLEALGALDRIVGAATTNFISNPTVRARVETGEIAKMQIGQNMDIERMLLIQPDLILTSISGDPSFDVPPKLIRSGLPVVLSAGYMERHPLARSEWLKFIAAFLEKDAEAEILYRDIATRYNALVEQAAQAKTRPTVFCGAPYSGIWHVPGGKSYTAQAIADASGRYLWAGDDSQGGIPLDTERVFLKAAKADIWLNPSSYRTMPALRSADPRFAMFQAARQGKVFNHTRQVGPEGGNPIWEYGVVHPDEVLADLIQIFHPGLLAERELLFYERLN
- a CDS encoding riboflavin synthase, translated to MFTGIVEETGTVVAFEDRQAAWRLILDTETITDDLAIGDSVAVNGCCLTVVAIEGKRIHFDLLAESVRLTSIEGIGPGGKVNLERALLPSTRMGGHFVSGHVDGTGVVENIEPRGKDFFFRIRPENPENLRYIVHKGSITVDGISLTVAEVDASGFVIWLIPHTMEITNLHTKKVGDKVNLEYDLIAKYVEKLFAGGGGPN
- the trxB gene encoding thioredoxin-disulfide reductase, with the translated sequence MEDVIILGTGCAGLTAAIYTGRAQLNPLVLEGTQPGGQLTTTSEVENFPGFPEGIDGFMMMDNLRKQAAKFGARYEHAKVDKITIENGVKKLYAGEKTYEAKSVIVATGARPRLLGIPGEKEMYGGKGVTTCATCDGAFYRDMDVVVIGGGDSACEEALFLTRFCSKVTLIHRRDELRASQIMADRATSHQKIEMAWNSLPQEVIADEKGFTRAIRVKDAKTGEEREIPCKGVFIAIGHIPNTDFVDGLLDRDGDGYIIPESGSQVKTKFPGFYAAGDCVDHVYRQAITAAGMGCQAAIEAERWLAEQV
- the pdxH gene encoding pyridoxamine 5'-phosphate oxidase, giving the protein MDLSDLRQNYTKHSFNQSDLLKSPFEQFEKWFKDAITAEVDEPNAMCLASVDGEGCPNTRTVLLKDFSAKGLTFYTNYSSQKAIDFESNPNAAATFLWLPLQRQVNVRGQVERVSKAESLKYFLSRPFASQLGAWASPQSKVITSRQLLEEKFAQMKRKFADGKIPLPDNWGGYRIVPRSFEFWQGRTSRLHDRFIYRRQADDSWTIERLAP